The Triticum aestivum cultivar Chinese Spring chromosome 4B, IWGSC CS RefSeq v2.1, whole genome shotgun sequence sequence TATACCAGTTTATGAACGACGTGATAGATTAGGTTGTGATCACATCATCCAGAGGGTTGTGACAAACACCTAAATAGACATACTTTTACCGAATGTATTGGAACAAGCTGGAACATAATGATTTGACCCCATCAAAAGATAATGATTTGACCCCATCACTGGTCTGGAATATTCCACTTAGAGAGAAATGATTGGACTAGAGTGTTatgtattatattattattattattattattattattattattattattattattactgcaGATCAAAATTTTATTCTCTAGAGGAAAAAATAGGTGATAAAGTGGGTCAACTAATTACCACGTAGCAAAGTTTCAAGCACAAAATTAAAGAAAGCCTAGATACAGGCACCATAGTTTATGATCGTGCTTTATTTTTCTTGTAATAATAACAGTTTTCAAGCACACAGATAGTATAAGGGCTTGGTAGTACTACCTTCGGCCTGGTTTATTGGTCTTcattgtattttgtgtcaaattttggtcATAGATTTAACTACAAAATGTTAATACATCTCATAAAAaataatatcattgaaaactatgttcaaataccaatccaacgatataatttttggtgacatgcattaacattttgttagttaaatatttggtcaaaatttgacacaaaatacaaaggagaccaataAACCCTGACGAAGGTAGTACAATACAATCGTATCTAGTATTATTGGTAATAAACTCGATCGAGAAGCATGTCGGCATGTCGGCATTCTAGTTCGAGTCAGAGTACAACCATATCACTCACTAGCTAGTCACTGGTCCAATAAATCGGCAGTGTATTTTTCAGCAGGGAATCAAACAGTGACTGTTCTCGATCTCCACTAACAGCGACTTGTCCGtctcctttttttttttttttttttttttgcggggaacttGTCCGTCTCCATAGGGATTTAGTACCAGTCCAAAAAATCGGCGCCGCAGCTCGCAGAGATCCAGAATTCATTTTGCGTGGACACAGTTGTTTTGACACTTCAGCAGTTGAGAGTAGAGAATTTCCaggtctgtgtgtgtgtgtgtacataaTGCATGGACAGTACGAGAGCCCAGCATTTCACGGTAATATCAATATATGTCAGCGTACGAGAGCCCAGCATTTCACGGTGCTAGTCTCTCCCCTCCGCCCCCCATGACGAGAGGAGCACCTACATAAGAACACTCCACGGATCAGTTTCACAGGAACAAAACCAGTAACCTACTCCAGCTGCCATGCGACTAGCCGGCATGGAGACCTCCCCTCACATAAAGCTTGTCTCGCTCGCTCTCCTACTAGCCTCGTTTCCCTTTCCCCGGGCCATGGCAGCGCCACCCCCATCCCTCCTGGAAGAAGAGGCAGGAGCCCTCCTCGCCTGGAAAGCCACCATACAGAACCCCCCAGCCCGGCTCCAATCATGGGGAAACACCACAACACGACCATGCGGCTGGTACGGCATCAGGTGTGGCGAGCATCAAGCAAGCATCACTGAGATCTCTCTCCGGGGGTTGTGGCTGAGAGCGAGGCTGGACGCCCTCAACTTCACGGCGTTGCATACTCTCACGAGTATCCGACTACCCTACAATCAGATAAGAGGCCCCTTTCCACCCGCTTTAGCATCATCCTTGCCAAACCTCCGCCACCTACTGCTCCAGGGGAATGGACTCTCCGGTCAAATACCGAGACAAATAAAACACCTAGAGAGTCTCGTTGGGTTGGACTTGTCAAACAACCACTTGTCTGGTCCTATACCCATTGAACTAGGCTACCTAAATAAGTTGACCAGGTTAGATCTTTCCACCAACAACCTCACAGGCCCCATTCCAAGAACTCTAGGGAATTGCACTAAGCTCACCATCTTGTACCTTGATGGTAATCGGTTATCTGGACATGTTCCTCGAGAACTAGGTTACATCGTGAAACTAGAGGAGTTAGCACTTAGCAGCAACAAACTTATGGGTTCCATCCCCAATACCTTTGGGAGTTTGATTAACATCACTGGATTGTACCTATGGGATAACCAACTATCCGGACATGTTCCTCCAGAACTAAATTCCTTGGTGAATCTGGAAGACTTGGAACTTGCCAAAAACAGACTCACGGGTTCCATCCCCGGTTCCTTTGGAAATTTGACCAAGCTCACTACCTTGATTCTTCATGGTAACCAATTCTCTGGACATGTTCCTCGAGAACTAGGTTCTCTTGTGAATTTGCAAGTGTTGTCGCTTCACAGCAACCAGTTAGTGGGTTCCATCCCCAATACCTTTGGAAACTTGACCAATATCACTGCCTTGTCCCTATATCATAACCAATTATCCGGGAATATTCCTCAAGAACTAGGTTCCCTGATAAATCTAGAATTGTTGGATCTTAGCAACAACACACTCATGGGATCCATCCCCATTACCTTTGTAAATTTGACCAATATCACTACCTTGTCCCTATATGACAACCAACTCTCTGGACATGTTCCTCGAGAACTAGGTTTCTTGGTGAATTTTGAACATTTGTTGCTTCAAAAAAACCAACTCACGGGTTCCATCCCCGATACCTTTGGAAATTTGAACAAGCTCACTACCTTGTACCTTTTCCGTAACCAACTCTCCGGAGATGTTCCTAAAGAATTAGGTTCCTTGGTGAGTTTGGAAGACTTGCAACTTTACAAAAACAAATTCTTGGGTTCCATCCCCAATACCTTTGGAAATTTGACCAAGCTCACTACGCTGTACCTATATGATAACCAACTTTCCGGGCATGTTCCCCGAGAACTAGGGTCCTTGGTGAATCTAGAAGACTTGGAACTTCATAGAAACAAACTCTTTGGTTCCATCCCCAATGCCTTGGGAAACTTGACAAAGCTTACTACCTTGAACCTAGGGGGAAACCAACTTTCAGGGGGCAttcctcaagaactaggttacttGGTGAATCTAGAAGACTTGGAACTTGACAAAAACAAACTCATGGGTTGCATCCCCAATACCTTTGAAAATATGACAAAGCTCAATACATTATTCCTTGATGATAACGAATTCTCCGGACATGTTCCACAAGAAATTGGCACCTTAATGAATCTCAACTATATACAAATTGATAGTAACGATCTCTCTGGTCCCTTGCCGCCAAGCTTGTGCGTTGGCGGCATGCTCAAGACATTAATCGCATTTGACAACAATCTCAATGGGCCTTTGCCGTCAAGTTTGATAAACTGCAAAAGCCTAGTTAGAGTTCGTCTTGAAAGGAATCAGATAGAAGGAGATATTTCCAAGATGGGGGTGTATCCGAATCTTGTCTAcatggatctgagatcaaacaatCTATTTGGTCAACTATCTTTTCTCTGGGGGGATTGCCATAATCTTCAGATGCTACGAATCTCAAACAACAACCTTACGGGGGAAATACCCGCAAGTATGGGGCAACTATCTCAACTAGGGATACTTGATCTTTCATCAAACAAGCTTGAAGGAGAGATTCCAAGTGCACTAGGCAATCTGAAAAGTTTGTTCAACTTGAGCCTAGCGGACAATTTGTTGCATGGAAGTATTCCGGAAGAAATTGGAGCATTGTCCA is a genomic window containing:
- the LOC123094172 gene encoding probable leucine-rich repeat receptor-like protein kinase At1g35710, giving the protein METSPHIKLVSLALLLASFPFPRAMAAPPPSLLEEEAGALLAWKATIQNPPARLQSWGNTTTRPCGWYGIRCGEHQASITEISLRGLWLRARLDALNFTALHTLTSIRLPYNQIRGPFPPALASSLPNLRHLLLQGNGLSGQIPRQIKHLESLVGLDLSNNHLSGPIPIELGYLNKLTRLDLSTNNLTGPIPRTLGNCTKLTILYLDGNRLSGHVPRELGYIVKLEELALSSNKLMGSIPNTFGSLINITGLYLWDNQLSGHVPPELNSLVNLEDLELAKNRLTGSIPGSFGNLTKLTTLILHGNQFSGHVPRELGSLVNLQVLSLHSNQLVGSIPNTFGNLTNITALSLYHNQLSGNIPQELGSLINLELLDLSNNTLMGSIPITFVNLTNITTLSLYDNQLSGHVPRELGFLVNFEHLLLQKNQLTGSIPDTFGNLNKLTTLYLFRNQLSGDVPKELGSLVSLEDLQLYKNKFLGSIPNTFGNLTKLTTLYLYDNQLSGHVPRELGSLVNLEDLELHRNKLFGSIPNALGNLTKLTTLNLGGNQLSGGIPQELGYLVNLEDLELDKNKLMGCIPNTFENMTKLNTLFLDDNEFSGHVPQEIGTLMNLNYIQIDSNDLSGPLPPSLCVGGMLKTLIAFDNNLNGPLPSSLINCKSLVRVRLERNQIEGDISKMGVYPNLVYMDLRSNNLFGQLSFLWGDCHNLQMLRISNNNLTGEIPASMGQLSQLGILDLSSNKLEGEIPSALGNLKSLFNLSLADNLLHGSIPEEIGALSSLELLDLSSNNLNGSVQYSIEHCLKLRLLKLNHNNFIGNIHAELGSLRNLYKLDLSDNSFFGEIPSQVSGLSMLESLNLSHNELNGSIPSSFQSMESLTSIDVSYNELEGPVPNSKLFQRAPNQRFMHNKKLCGVVNGLPPCNSVTQSRDKWKGYKILVLAPVLALICLILIVMILMFWHERKKIKETNNDKVTQEKVFSIWSFDGANVFKQIVEATNHFSEMHCIGTGGYGSVYKAILATGEIFAVKKIHMIEDECCVNEQLFNREVEALVQIRHRNIVQLLGYCSSSQGRFLIYEYMERGDLAKMLKDNETAIELDWRRRICIVLDVVHALAYMHHDCSSTIVHRDITSNNILLDQEFRACISDFGTAKILNIYGQNLTRLAGTKGYLAPELAYTENVTEKCDVYSFGVLVLELFMGSHPGDLLSSLSLATKNNFVCMQDLLDSRLALPDAESAIEIYCMLSVAVRCLEPLPPRRPTARRASDELSTIKASEDHVDYLHAGITFHVM